From Halobacillus sp. Marseille-Q1614, the proteins below share one genomic window:
- a CDS encoding L,D-transpeptidase produces MLLLNTMLLFFSLFVPPAVTGETLIIVNKSTHELVVYQYGEQMYKSKVATGKTKELTPEGEYTVKVKAVDPYYRKKDIPGGDPKNPLGSRWIGFDAEGTDGRIYGVHGTNNPSSIGGSVSAGCIRMKNDEVEKLYTMVEEGSKIMIVDDNSNYEEIYNNWETEQWKTIL; encoded by the coding sequence ATGCTTCTGCTCAATACGATGCTGCTGTTTTTCTCCTTATTTGTCCCCCCTGCAGTCACGGGAGAGACGCTTATAATCGTTAATAAATCCACCCATGAACTGGTGGTTTATCAATATGGGGAACAAATGTATAAATCAAAAGTAGCAACAGGAAAAACGAAGGAATTGACACCCGAGGGAGAATACACAGTAAAAGTAAAAGCTGTAGACCCCTATTACCGTAAAAAAGATATCCCTGGAGGGGATCCTAAAAATCCATTAGGAAGCCGGTGGATAGGATTTGACGCGGAAGGAACCGATGGACGTATATACGGAGTCCATGGCACAAATAACCCTTCATCGATCGGAGGATCGGTTTCAGCAGGCTGTATTCGCATGAAAAATGATGAAGTAGAAAAACTGTATACGATGGTTGAAGAGGGGTCAAAAATTATGATCGTTGACGATAATTCCAATTATGAAGAGATTTATAATAACTGGGAAACAGAACAGTGGAAAACTATTTTATAA
- a CDS encoding aromatic acid exporter family protein codes for MKIGYRTIKTAIGTPLAIWIATLLELENFASAGILTILCIQITRKRSFLSAWHRFAACMVAIIYSFLFFELLGYHPLSIGLMLFLFIPTTVWLKVTPGIVTSSVIILHLYTAQSIGLAIIWNELLLIVVGIGTALLLNLYMPSLEGKLENYQSEIENNFAAILKEIASFLREGNEGWTGKEITETAALIEKAKALSFRDVENHLLRSHNPYYHYFHMRTKQFELLERMLPLVTRISGTHENSLKIAEFFEELSEGVNPGNTAVIYLKKLKILREEFKQKELPATREEFEIRASLFHLLNEIEEYLIIKRSFKKSDV; via the coding sequence TTGAAAATAGGTTATAGAACAATTAAGACGGCTATTGGCACTCCTCTAGCCATATGGATAGCTACCTTGCTAGAACTAGAGAACTTTGCTTCAGCCGGTATTTTAACGATACTGTGCATTCAAATTACGAGGAAACGCTCATTTCTTTCAGCCTGGCACCGGTTTGCTGCCTGTATGGTAGCTATTATTTACTCATTTTTATTTTTTGAACTGCTAGGTTATCACCCTTTATCAATCGGGCTTATGCTGTTTCTATTTATTCCGACGACCGTCTGGCTGAAAGTGACACCGGGTATTGTAACGAGCTCGGTTATTATCCTTCATTTATATACTGCTCAGTCAATCGGGCTTGCCATCATATGGAACGAACTGCTGTTAATTGTAGTGGGGATTGGAACAGCTCTATTACTCAATCTTTATATGCCAAGCCTCGAAGGAAAGCTTGAGAATTATCAGAGTGAAATCGAAAATAATTTCGCTGCTATTCTTAAAGAAATCGCGAGCTTTCTTCGCGAAGGCAATGAAGGCTGGACCGGGAAAGAAATTACTGAAACAGCAGCACTTATAGAAAAAGCTAAGGCGCTTTCTTTTCGCGATGTGGAAAACCATTTACTGAGAAGCCACAATCCTTATTATCATTATTTCCATATGAGAACGAAACAGTTCGAATTGCTTGAGAGGATGCTGCCATTAGTGACTCGTATTTCCGGCACTCATGAAAATTCCTTAAAGATCGCTGAGTTTTTTGAGGAGCTCTCTGAAGGGGTGAATCCCGGGAATACAGCCGTTATCTACTTGAAGAAGCTGAAAATCTTAAGAGAAGAGTTCAAGCAGAAAGAACTCCCTGCTACAAGGGAAGAATTTGAAATCCGAGCCAGTTTATTTCATTTACTCAACGAAATTGAGGAGTATTTGATTATTAAACGTTCCTTTAAGAAGAGCGATGTATAG
- a CDS encoding M20/M25/M40 family metallo-hydrolase, with translation MEINNERLLEEFLELVQIDSETKDEGNIAKVLTKKFEDLGLEVIEDDAKSKTEHGAGNLICSLKGNKEGIDTIYFTSHMDTVVPGKGIKPSVKDGYVVTDGTTILGADDKAGIAAIFEAIRTLKEQNIEHGDLQFVITVGEESGLVGAKALDQEHLKAKFGYAIDSDGQVGNIIVAAPTQAKIKAVVKGKTAHAGVAPEKGISAITLASKAIAKMPLGRIDDETTANIGRFEGGQQTNIVCDYVEIIAEARSLVTEKMEAQVEKMKKAFTETAEEMGGEVELDIQVMYPGFKHQAGDQVVEIARAAAKNIGRESELLTSGGGSDANIIAGFGIPTVNLAVGYEEIHTTKERMPIEELEKAAELVTSIIQETARQ, from the coding sequence GTGGAAATTAATAACGAACGCTTATTAGAAGAATTTTTAGAACTCGTTCAGATTGATTCTGAAACGAAAGATGAAGGTAACATAGCAAAAGTATTAACGAAGAAATTTGAAGACCTTGGTTTAGAGGTTATCGAAGATGATGCTAAATCAAAAACAGAACACGGAGCAGGAAACCTGATCTGCAGCCTTAAAGGAAATAAAGAAGGAATCGACACGATTTATTTTACTTCCCACATGGACACAGTAGTTCCAGGGAAGGGAATTAAGCCGTCAGTAAAAGATGGCTATGTTGTAACAGATGGAACGACAATCTTAGGTGCTGATGATAAGGCGGGGATTGCAGCTATTTTTGAAGCGATCCGAACGCTTAAAGAGCAAAACATCGAACACGGTGATCTGCAATTTGTTATTACAGTGGGCGAAGAGAGCGGACTTGTCGGTGCGAAAGCTCTCGATCAGGAGCACTTAAAAGCTAAATTCGGCTATGCGATTGACAGTGATGGACAAGTCGGAAATATCATTGTTGCTGCACCAACGCAGGCGAAAATAAAAGCGGTTGTTAAAGGCAAAACAGCACATGCCGGGGTAGCGCCTGAAAAAGGAATTTCAGCTATCACTCTGGCTTCTAAAGCGATCGCAAAGATGCCTTTAGGCCGCATTGATGATGAGACCACGGCAAATATCGGTCGTTTCGAAGGCGGGCAACAGACGAATATTGTCTGCGACTACGTCGAGATTATTGCTGAAGCTCGTTCTTTAGTTACGGAAAAAATGGAAGCCCAGGTGGAAAAAATGAAGAAGGCATTTACTGAAACCGCAGAGGAAATGGGCGGAGAAGTGGAACTGGATATTCAAGTAATGTACCCTGGTTTTAAGCATCAAGCCGGTGATCAGGTAGTAGAAATAGCGAGAGCAGCTGCAAAAAACATCGGACGAGAAAGCGAATTATTAACGAGCGGGGGAGGAAGCGATGCGAATATTATTGCAGGCTTTGGAATCCCGACGGTAAATCTTGCTGTGGGTTATGAAGAAATCCATACGACAAAAGAACGAATGCCGATTGAAGAATTGGAGAAAGCGGCAGAGCTTGTCACCTCCATTATCCAAGAGACAGCCAGACAGTAA
- the mce gene encoding methylmalonyl-CoA epimerase produces the protein MKQPIRVLIAKPGLDGHDRGALIIAQALRDHGMEVIYTGLRQSPVQIARAAVQEDVDVVGLSSLSGAHKSLFPKVVEALAVENASDIPVIGGGVIPAEDIPFLEESGVQKIFTSGSPTDAIAVYIKQLMNHEAREAPKKVSHIGIAVESIESALPFYQNTLGLQLESVEEVESEQVRVAFLRIGESRFELLEPTSDESPVRKFITKRGEGIHHIALEVDDIASRLKQYEEEGVSLIHNEPKKGAHDSQVAFLHPKAAGGVMFELCQPNQED, from the coding sequence ATGAAACAACCAATACGGGTATTGATAGCAAAACCAGGTCTAGACGGGCACGACCGGGGTGCTCTTATTATCGCTCAAGCGTTACGGGATCATGGTATGGAAGTGATTTATACGGGGCTCAGGCAGTCCCCTGTTCAAATTGCGAGGGCAGCTGTTCAGGAGGATGTCGACGTCGTCGGTCTTTCGTCGCTTTCCGGTGCACATAAATCACTATTTCCTAAAGTGGTCGAAGCTCTCGCTGTGGAGAATGCTTCTGATATTCCTGTGATTGGGGGAGGGGTGATTCCGGCGGAAGATATCCCTTTTCTTGAAGAGAGCGGTGTGCAGAAGATTTTCACAAGCGGTTCACCGACCGATGCAATTGCGGTCTATATTAAACAGTTAATGAATCATGAAGCACGGGAGGCACCTAAGAAAGTGTCCCATATCGGAATTGCTGTAGAAAGTATTGAAAGCGCTTTGCCTTTTTACCAGAACACGCTCGGCTTGCAATTAGAGTCTGTGGAAGAGGTGGAATCCGAGCAGGTAAGAGTAGCTTTTTTACGGATCGGAGAGAGCAGGTTTGAGCTCTTAGAACCGACCAGCGATGAATCTCCCGTTCGAAAATTTATCACTAAAAGAGGAGAAGGTATTCACCATATCGCTTTAGAGGTGGATGATATTGCTTCAAGACTCAAACAATATGAAGAAGAAGGGGTGTCCCTGATTCATAACGAACCGAAAAAAGGAGCACATGACAGCCAGGTAGCTTTCCTGCATCCAAAGGCAGCCGGAGGCGTCATGTTTGAGCTATGTCAACCAAATCAGGAGGATTAG
- a CDS encoding alpha-ketoacid dehydrogenase subunit beta has protein sequence MAVISYIQAVTQALKEEMERDEKVFVLGEDVGKRGGVFRATDGLYDQFGEDRVLDTPLAESAIAGVGIGAAMYGMRPVAEMQFADFIMPAVNQIISEAAKTRYRSNNDWSVPMTIRAPYGGGVHGALYHSQSVEAVFANQPGLKIVMPSTPYDVKGLLKASIRDNDPVLFFEHKRAYRLIKAEVPDEDYTLPLGKADVKREGSDITVITYGLCVHFALQAAEKLAEEGIDAHILDLRTVYPLDQEAIIEAAKKTGKVLLVTEDNKEGGIISEVSAIISENCLFDLDAPVKRLAGPDIPAMPYAPTMEKYFMMNPDKVEKAMRELAEF, from the coding sequence ATGGCAGTAATCTCTTATATTCAAGCTGTAACTCAAGCGTTAAAAGAAGAAATGGAGCGGGATGAAAAAGTTTTCGTTCTAGGAGAAGACGTTGGAAAAAGAGGCGGCGTTTTCCGTGCGACGGATGGTCTTTATGATCAGTTTGGCGAGGACCGCGTATTAGATACGCCTCTGGCTGAATCAGCAATCGCCGGTGTAGGAATCGGAGCCGCTATGTATGGAATGCGTCCGGTTGCTGAAATGCAGTTTGCCGACTTTATTATGCCTGCGGTTAACCAGATCATTTCTGAAGCTGCAAAGACAAGATATCGTTCGAACAATGACTGGTCTGTGCCAATGACGATTCGCGCCCCATATGGAGGAGGCGTTCACGGCGCCCTTTATCATTCTCAGTCTGTCGAAGCAGTGTTCGCCAATCAGCCTGGTTTGAAAATTGTGATGCCGTCTACTCCTTATGATGTAAAAGGATTGCTTAAAGCATCCATTCGAGACAATGACCCTGTTTTATTCTTTGAACATAAGCGTGCTTATCGTCTCATTAAAGCCGAAGTTCCTGATGAGGATTACACTCTGCCTTTAGGAAAAGCGGACGTTAAACGGGAAGGATCGGATATTACGGTAATTACTTACGGGCTTTGTGTCCACTTTGCCCTTCAGGCTGCCGAAAAGCTTGCGGAGGAAGGCATAGATGCTCATATCTTAGACTTGAGAACGGTATACCCTCTTGATCAGGAAGCCATCATCGAGGCGGCTAAAAAAACAGGAAAAGTTCTGCTGGTAACAGAGGATAATAAAGAGGGCGGCATTATTTCTGAAGTGTCTGCTATCATCAGCGAAAACTGCCTGTTCGATCTTGACGCTCCAGTTAAGCGTCTTGCAGGGCCGGACATACCTGCCATGCCTTATGCTCCGACAATGGAAAAATATTTCATGATGAATCCTGATAAAGTAGAAAAAGCTATGCGGGAACTAGCGGAATTTTAA
- a CDS encoding BrxA/BrxB family bacilliredoxin: MYMDFNIYMNDVVSKAREEITQAGYQELTTPEQVDEALNKKGTTLVMINSVCGCAGGIARPAAAHAIHYDKRPDQLVTVFAGQDREATEKAREYFEGYPPSSPSFALLKDGKIQTMVERHDIEGFEPMEVIGKLQRSFEEYCEEV; the protein is encoded by the coding sequence ATTTACATGGATTTCAATATTTATATGAATGATGTTGTCAGTAAAGCTAGAGAAGAAATTACACAGGCGGGTTATCAGGAATTAACAACACCTGAACAAGTAGATGAAGCTTTAAATAAAAAAGGGACAACTCTTGTAATGATTAATTCTGTATGCGGCTGTGCCGGAGGAATTGCACGTCCTGCAGCAGCTCATGCGATCCATTATGATAAGCGCCCGGACCAGCTTGTTACAGTTTTTGCAGGCCAGGACAGAGAGGCCACTGAAAAGGCGCGCGAATACTTTGAAGGCTATCCGCCATCCTCGCCGTCATTTGCACTATTAAAAGACGGAAAGATTCAAACAATGGTCGAAAGACATGATATTGAAGGTTTCGAACCGATGGAAGTTATTGGAAAGCTGCAGCGCAGCTTCGAAGAATACTGTGAAGAAGTGTAA
- a CDS encoding dihydrolipoamide acetyltransferase family protein gives MGLEKINMPQLGESVTEGTISSWLVEPGDQVKKYDPIAEVMTDKVNAEVPSSFTGTIKEIVAKEDETIAVGELMCYIEVEGAKTADQADEAESKAEPVTEDPVSPPKEEQKQIQPEKPAADKGNKKRYSPAVMTLAQEHDIDLNHVEGSGRGGRITRKDIEKIIASGEIPASASQPAEPKQEKSKAAAKSQAPSPAVQTAEGDIEIPVTGVRKAIAQNMVRSTTEIPHAWMMVEVDVTGLVELRNSVKSGFKQKEGFSLTFFAFFVKAVSQALKEYPQLNSTWAGDKIIQRKAINLNIAVAKDDELFVPVIKDADEKSIKGIAKDITDLAGKARQGKLTSKDMEGGTFTVNNTGSFGSIQSMGVINHPQAAILQVESIVKKPVYQDGMFGARDMVNLCLSLDHRVLDGLVAGNFLARVKEILENMNKDNTSVY, from the coding sequence GTGGGATTAGAAAAGATTAACATGCCTCAGCTTGGTGAAAGCGTAACGGAAGGAACGATCAGTTCCTGGCTCGTTGAGCCAGGCGATCAAGTGAAGAAATACGATCCGATTGCTGAGGTTATGACGGATAAAGTAAACGCAGAGGTCCCTTCTTCATTTACCGGTACGATTAAGGAAATTGTCGCAAAAGAAGATGAAACGATCGCTGTTGGCGAATTGATGTGCTATATCGAAGTAGAAGGTGCTAAAACGGCTGATCAGGCAGATGAAGCAGAATCCAAAGCAGAACCAGTGACCGAAGATCCTGTTTCCCCGCCGAAGGAAGAGCAGAAACAAATCCAGCCTGAAAAACCTGCAGCAGATAAAGGGAATAAGAAGAGATATTCTCCTGCTGTTATGACGCTGGCCCAGGAACATGATATCGACCTAAATCATGTGGAAGGTTCAGGACGCGGCGGAAGAATTACGAGAAAAGATATCGAGAAGATTATTGCAAGCGGTGAGATTCCAGCTTCGGCCTCTCAGCCTGCTGAACCGAAGCAGGAAAAAAGCAAAGCTGCTGCTAAATCTCAAGCTCCGTCTCCTGCCGTTCAGACAGCAGAAGGAGATATCGAAATACCGGTGACGGGTGTACGTAAAGCGATCGCTCAAAACATGGTGAGGTCTACGACCGAAATTCCGCATGCTTGGATGATGGTAGAAGTGGACGTTACAGGTCTTGTTGAGCTTCGTAACTCGGTGAAAAGTGGATTTAAACAAAAAGAAGGATTCAGTTTAACATTTTTTGCCTTCTTCGTAAAAGCTGTATCTCAGGCATTAAAAGAGTACCCGCAGCTCAATAGTACGTGGGCGGGAGATAAGATCATCCAGCGTAAAGCTATAAACTTAAATATCGCTGTTGCCAAGGATGATGAATTATTTGTTCCTGTCATCAAAGATGCAGATGAAAAGAGCATTAAAGGGATTGCTAAAGATATTACCGATTTAGCAGGTAAGGCCCGCCAAGGAAAGCTGACTTCAAAAGATATGGAAGGCGGAACTTTTACAGTAAACAACACAGGCTCCTTTGGTTCCATCCAGTCAATGGGAGTCATCAACCATCCTCAGGCAGCCATTCTGCAGGTGGAGTCCATCGTGAAGAAGCCGGTATACCAGGACGGCATGTTTGGTGCACGAGATATGGTAAATCTATGCCTGTCTTTAGATCACCGTGTGCTTGATGGATTAGTCGCTGGGAACTTCCTGGCGCGTGTTAAAGAGATTTTAGAGAATATGAATAAAGACAATACATCTGTATATTAA
- a CDS encoding methylmalonyl-CoA mutase, protein MSETPRKTGKEKWKQDVLKITERFPERKEKFQTSSEILIESLYSPEEPTQVYEEKLGFPGQYPYTRGIQPTMYRSRYWTMRQYAGFGSAKETNKRFRYLLEQGQTGLSVAFDLPTQIGYDSDDPMAEGEVGKVGVAIDSLEDMETLFNRIPLDQVSTSMTINAPASILLAMYIAVGEKQGVKPEQLTGTIQNDILKEYIARGTYIYPPKPSMRLITDIFAYCQQNLPKFNTISISGYHIREAGSTAVQEVAFTIANGMAYVDAAIEAGLEVDQFAPRLAFFFNAHNQFFEEAAKFRAARRIWAKIMKDHYKASNPKSWKMRFHTQTGGSTLTAQQPDNNIVRVTMQALAAVMGGTQSLHTNSKDEALALPTEDSARIALRTQQIIAQESGVADTVDPLGGSYYVEALTDQIEKEAGQYLERIQEMGGAVQAVEEGYMQREIHQSAYDAQKRIEAKEDIVVGLNDYKLDEEINPDLLKVDEQLEFEQVEQTKQIRDNRQQEKVNECLQALKQASAGSENVMPYIVEAVKAYATVGEIANVFRKEFGEYTGM, encoded by the coding sequence ATGAGTGAGACGCCACGAAAAACAGGTAAAGAAAAGTGGAAACAAGATGTATTAAAAATTACAGAACGATTTCCTGAAAGAAAAGAGAAGTTTCAAACGAGTTCTGAAATATTAATTGAAAGTTTATACAGTCCCGAGGAGCCGACGCAAGTGTATGAAGAGAAGCTTGGCTTTCCGGGGCAGTATCCATATACGCGGGGAATCCAGCCGACGATGTACCGCAGCCGCTATTGGACAATGCGGCAGTACGCAGGGTTCGGCTCAGCAAAAGAAACGAACAAACGCTTTCGCTACTTATTGGAGCAGGGACAAACGGGATTATCTGTAGCTTTTGATTTACCGACTCAGATTGGATATGATTCCGATGATCCTATGGCAGAGGGGGAAGTCGGTAAAGTCGGAGTGGCCATTGATTCATTAGAAGATATGGAAACGCTTTTTAACCGGATTCCACTCGATCAAGTAAGTACATCGATGACAATCAATGCCCCAGCTTCCATTCTGCTTGCTATGTATATTGCTGTTGGTGAAAAACAAGGAGTAAAGCCGGAACAGTTAACGGGCACGATCCAAAACGATATCTTAAAAGAATATATCGCAAGAGGTACATATATTTATCCGCCAAAACCCTCGATGCGATTAATTACTGACATTTTTGCCTACTGTCAGCAAAACCTCCCTAAATTTAATACAATTAGTATTTCCGGATACCATATCCGTGAAGCAGGCTCAACAGCCGTCCAAGAAGTTGCTTTTACGATTGCCAACGGAATGGCTTATGTAGATGCTGCCATAGAGGCAGGTTTAGAGGTAGACCAGTTTGCACCACGTCTTGCCTTCTTCTTCAATGCGCACAATCAATTTTTTGAGGAAGCGGCTAAGTTTAGAGCGGCTCGCAGGATTTGGGCAAAAATAATGAAAGATCATTACAAAGCATCTAATCCAAAGAGTTGGAAAATGCGGTTCCATACCCAGACTGGAGGCAGTACACTGACCGCCCAGCAGCCTGATAACAATATTGTCAGAGTAACGATGCAGGCATTAGCGGCCGTTATGGGAGGGACACAGAGTCTTCATACGAATTCTAAAGACGAAGCTTTAGCGCTTCCGACAGAAGATTCAGCGCGAATCGCTTTAAGAACCCAGCAGATTATTGCACAGGAAAGCGGAGTGGCAGATACCGTTGACCCGCTCGGAGGCTCTTATTATGTGGAAGCACTTACGGATCAAATTGAGAAGGAAGCCGGACAATACTTAGAACGCATTCAAGAAATGGGAGGCGCTGTTCAAGCTGTTGAAGAAGGATATATGCAGCGCGAAATTCACCAGTCAGCCTATGATGCCCAGAAACGGATCGAGGCGAAAGAGGATATCGTGGTGGGCTTAAATGACTACAAGTTAGATGAAGAAATAAACCCAGACTTATTAAAAGTGGATGAACAGCTCGAGTTTGAGCAGGTCGAGCAGACGAAACAAATTAGGGACAACCGCCAGCAGGAAAAAGTAAATGAATGCTTGCAGGCTTTAAAACAGGCTTCAGCAGGTAGTGAAAATGTCATGCCATATATCGTGGAAGCTGTAAAAGCCTACGCCACCGTTGGCGAGATTGCCAATGTTTTTAGGAAAGAATTTGGCGAATATACGGGAATGTAG
- a CDS encoding acyl-CoA carboxylase subunit beta: protein MDMYDKINELYDKRRQVQLGGGDERIDKQHEKGKWTARERIDYLVDEGSFVELNPFIEHRHDDFGMNGKKAPGEGVVTGYGKVNGRSVYLFAQDFTVFGGALGEMHAKKIAAVMDLAVKNGTPFIGLNDSGGARIQEGVSSLDGYGQVFYRNSIYSGVIPQISVIMGPCAGGAVYSPAITDFVIMVEKTSQMFITGPKVIETVTGEKISSEDLGGAHIHNTLSGNAHIKAEDEAGALDAVRNLIEYLPANSKEKPPLAETNEDDDYLPNLADKIPFDPVRPYDVREVINEVADEESFFEIHKDFAKNIVVGFARLKGQTIGLVANQPKYMAGGLDINSSDKAARFIRFCDSFNLPIITFEDVTGFFPGIKQEHGGIIRHGAKILYAYSEATVPKLTVITRKAYGGAYVALNSKSIGADLVYAWPNAEIAVMGPEGAANIIFAKEISESDHPEETRQAKINEYRERFANPYVAAGLGMIDDVIDPRETRVKLIQALDMLKNKHEERPYKKHGNIPL from the coding sequence ATGGATATGTACGATAAGATAAACGAATTATATGATAAAAGAAGACAAGTTCAGCTCGGTGGTGGTGACGAGCGGATTGACAAGCAGCATGAGAAAGGCAAATGGACTGCCAGAGAGCGAATTGATTACTTAGTGGATGAAGGGTCATTTGTTGAATTAAATCCTTTTATTGAGCATCGCCATGACGATTTTGGCATGAATGGCAAAAAGGCTCCGGGTGAAGGAGTCGTCACTGGCTACGGCAAGGTGAACGGACGGTCTGTTTACTTATTTGCTCAGGACTTTACAGTGTTTGGCGGAGCGCTTGGAGAAATGCATGCGAAAAAAATTGCAGCCGTTATGGACTTAGCAGTGAAAAACGGCACTCCCTTTATCGGCTTAAACGATTCAGGCGGCGCCAGAATTCAAGAAGGTGTGTCCTCGTTAGACGGCTATGGACAGGTTTTTTACCGTAATTCCATTTATTCCGGCGTCATTCCGCAGATTAGTGTCATTATGGGCCCATGTGCCGGCGGTGCTGTTTATTCTCCAGCAATTACTGACTTCGTTATTATGGTGGAGAAAACTTCTCAAATGTTTATTACAGGTCCAAAGGTTATTGAAACCGTGACTGGTGAGAAAATAAGCTCAGAGGATCTAGGAGGAGCTCATATACACAATACCCTGAGCGGCAATGCCCACATTAAAGCAGAAGATGAAGCAGGTGCTCTTGATGCTGTCCGGAATCTGATTGAGTATCTCCCGGCAAACAGTAAGGAGAAGCCGCCGCTTGCAGAAACTAATGAGGATGATGATTATCTTCCGAATTTAGCCGACAAAATTCCATTTGACCCGGTCCGCCCTTATGATGTCAGGGAAGTAATCAATGAAGTGGCCGATGAAGAATCTTTCTTTGAGATTCACAAAGACTTCGCTAAAAATATTGTCGTCGGTTTTGCCCGGTTAAAAGGACAGACGATTGGTCTTGTAGCCAATCAGCCGAAATATATGGCAGGCGGCCTCGATATTAATTCAAGTGATAAAGCTGCACGTTTTATCCGCTTTTGTGACTCTTTTAACCTCCCGATCATTACCTTTGAAGACGTGACAGGGTTTTTCCCGGGGATTAAACAGGAGCATGGAGGCATCATTCGTCATGGGGCGAAAATTTTATACGCGTATTCTGAAGCAACGGTTCCAAAGCTGACTGTAATTACACGTAAAGCATATGGCGGTGCATATGTGGCTCTTAACAGTAAATCGATCGGGGCAGACCTTGTATATGCGTGGCCGAATGCTGAAATTGCTGTTATGGGCCCAGAAGGAGCTGCTAATATTATCTTTGCAAAAGAAATTTCAGAAAGCGATCATCCTGAAGAGACAAGACAAGCCAAGATTAATGAATACAGGGAAAGATTTGCAAATCCTTATGTGGCCGCAGGCCTTGGAATGATAGATGACGTTATTGATCCGCGTGAGACGAGAGTTAAACTGATCCAGGCTCTTGATATGCTGAAGAACAAACACGAGGAACGTCCCTATAAAAAACATGGAAACATTCCACTATAA
- the prli42 gene encoding stressosome-associated protein Prli42: protein MAKKKSKREKRMKIIIYLMILSMFLSSLLAGASFFL, encoded by the coding sequence TTGGCTAAGAAAAAATCGAAACGCGAAAAACGAATGAAAATTATCATTTATTTAATGATTCTTTCCATGTTTTTATCGAGCCTTCTGGCAGGAGCGAGCTTCTTCTTGTAA